One window from the genome of Pseudoalteromonas sp. '520P1 No. 423' encodes:
- a CDS encoding GNAT family N-acetyltransferase: protein MEQNIIQIDAHSNALSFDIINAKAISLTHKSSLLNLLNRHYKTLTVNDLFDHNEHLENLYILEFKYNNQIIAARQIYFVPFIKMAPQWAQDIAKHFNIKRFAIGSRAIVHPDFQNLQLGRRLIRKGNQYAFNHFKVNCILGSSTSIGAMALYMKLGAYMYKPSLSSLPLKPKKRVLPLFKRLTSSREFKLLRLDVPLKYLYFNVPTPKNMEPFLYQNPKQKNDKISAYTHCK, encoded by the coding sequence ATGGAACAAAATATTATTCAGATTGATGCGCATTCAAATGCGCTAAGCTTTGATATTATCAATGCAAAAGCAATATCATTAACGCATAAAAGTTCACTACTTAATTTATTAAATCGTCATTATAAAACTTTAACGGTTAATGACTTATTTGATCATAACGAACACTTAGAAAACCTATATATTTTAGAGTTTAAATACAACAATCAAATCATAGCTGCTCGCCAAATTTATTTTGTGCCTTTTATTAAAATGGCACCACAATGGGCGCAAGATATCGCAAAGCATTTCAATATAAAACGCTTTGCCATAGGCTCTAGAGCTATAGTTCACCCTGACTTTCAAAACTTACAATTAGGTCGTCGATTAATCAGAAAAGGCAATCAATACGCTTTTAATCATTTTAAAGTAAATTGCATACTTGGCTCGTCGACCAGCATAGGAGCAATGGCACTGTATATGAAACTTGGTGCATATATGTATAAACCGAGTTTATCTTCCTTGCCACTAAAGCCTAAAAAACGCGTACTCCCTTTATTTAAACGGTTAACCAGTTCAAGAGAATTTAAATTATTAAGATTAGATGTACCATTAAAATATCTTTATTTTAATGTACCTACACCTAAAAATATGGAGCCTTTTTTATATCAAAATCCGAAACAAAAAAACGATAAAATTTCCGCATATACTCATTGTAAATAA
- a CDS encoding M20 family metallopeptidase, which yields MIKIPTLLLLVCCFTSLTHANAYLDHNEKQIVTEVKLAIPKALQEIEQAVNINSGSMNIAGVKQVGELAKQQLSDIGFDVQWLDGSEFNRAGHILATHNSKKPNALKVLMIGHLDTVFAKNDDFQKFKMLSDTQAAGPGVADMKGGNTIIISAMRILKKLNLLDNISIKVLLTGDEESSGRPLSLSKKAIVDSAIWADIALGFENGDNNINTGMAARRGYTGWTLNVSGKPAHSSQIFNEEIGYGAIYETARILEAFRAQLEQEENLTFNPGMIIGGTNIDYDKAKSSGSAFGKSNVIAQTTKVRGDLRALSNSQLKKAKQTMLNIVKNNLNHTSAELIFEAGYPPMALTQGNLDLLAQYSQISQDLGYNPVKPANPRKAGAADISFAAEHVDMALDGLGLMGWGAHTKNEVADLTTLNKNIEKTAILIYRLSQQK from the coding sequence ATAATAAAAATACCCACATTATTACTATTAGTATGTTGTTTTACATCATTAACACACGCAAATGCGTACCTAGATCACAATGAAAAACAGATTGTTACTGAAGTTAAATTAGCCATACCAAAAGCCTTACAAGAAATAGAACAAGCCGTTAATATCAATAGTGGTTCAATGAATATTGCAGGTGTAAAGCAAGTTGGCGAATTGGCCAAACAACAGTTATCTGATATTGGCTTTGATGTACAATGGCTAGATGGCAGCGAATTTAATCGCGCAGGCCATATTTTAGCAACCCATAATAGTAAAAAACCTAATGCACTTAAAGTTTTAATGATCGGTCATTTAGATACTGTATTTGCAAAAAATGATGACTTTCAAAAATTTAAAATGTTAAGTGATACGCAAGCCGCAGGGCCAGGTGTAGCCGATATGAAAGGCGGCAATACCATTATAATTTCAGCAATGCGTATTTTAAAAAAGCTTAATTTACTTGATAACATCAGTATCAAAGTGCTGTTAACAGGCGATGAAGAAAGCAGTGGCCGACCTTTATCTTTGTCTAAAAAAGCCATCGTAGATAGCGCAATTTGGGCAGATATTGCATTAGGTTTTGAAAATGGTGATAACAATATTAATACTGGCATGGCTGCTCGTAGAGGTTATACCGGCTGGACTTTAAATGTATCAGGCAAACCAGCACATTCGTCACAAATATTTAATGAAGAAATCGGCTACGGTGCAATTTATGAAACAGCCCGTATTTTAGAAGCTTTTCGAGCGCAATTAGAACAAGAAGAAAACCTTACATTTAACCCAGGCATGATTATTGGCGGCACTAATATTGACTACGATAAAGCTAAGTCTAGCGGTTCAGCCTTTGGTAAAAGCAATGTGATAGCGCAAACAACTAAAGTAAGAGGTGATTTAAGGGCGCTATCAAACAGCCAACTTAAAAAAGCTAAGCAAACGATGCTAAATATCGTTAAAAACAACCTAAACCATACAAGTGCTGAACTTATTTTTGAAGCCGGTTATCCTCCTATGGCGCTCACACAAGGGAACTTAGATTTATTAGCGCAATATAGTCAAATCAGTCAAGATTTAGGTTATAACCCAGTAAAACCTGCTAACCCTCGAAAAGCTGGCGCTGCCGATATTTCATTTGCCGCAGAACATGTTGATATGGCACTTGATGGTTTAGGGTTAATGGGCTGGGGTGCACATACTAAAAATGAAGTAGCAGACTTAACCACTTTAAATAAAAATATCGAAAAAACTGCAATATTAATTTATCGTTTATCTCAACAAAAATAA
- a CDS encoding pentapeptide repeat-containing protein: MEFDVLHEREALKLILQGSGPWNDFFKENENTHIKLDNIDFDLEKLKEKYVNDTEITELLNLARSISFSHFIFNDKTTFTKSNFYSYANFQHTQFRGDVNFQGVTFHKCVNFRGATFSGTTFFNKAIFKSKLDCSNAVFEKDLNLMLEDDSASKDIASSQPREIVFYKAIFNESVHFDNTNKEGVRVDKLSFQGASFAKILELKGDFDCVPDLRLTKTSHHVDLSQLNVKLRRTAKICCFRKPVETEDAECLCRLKEIAESNKKHKKALAFHADEQRARRWGELNSLQSLLDKLFSITSNYGQSILKPFCLLLISISLFVLFNWVQTNDSKLKHRFEKSLTLSVALSTPFISLSKGTKQEAQKSLYPDGVPDYYTLFGYTHSGVSYLSIFLFGLGLRNRFKL; encoded by the coding sequence ATGGAATTCGATGTGCTACATGAAAGGGAAGCGCTAAAATTAATATTACAAGGCTCTGGGCCATGGAATGACTTCTTTAAGGAAAATGAAAATACTCATATCAAGCTTGATAACATTGATTTTGACTTAGAGAAATTAAAAGAGAAGTACGTTAACGATACAGAAATCACTGAGCTTCTTAATTTAGCTAGGTCAATTAGCTTTTCACATTTTATCTTCAATGACAAAACCACATTTACGAAATCAAACTTCTATTCATATGCTAATTTTCAACATACTCAATTTAGAGGTGATGTAAACTTTCAAGGTGTAACATTTCATAAATGCGTTAATTTTAGAGGAGCTACTTTTTCAGGAACGACATTTTTTAATAAAGCTATTTTTAAGTCTAAATTAGATTGCTCTAATGCGGTGTTCGAAAAAGACCTTAACCTTATGTTAGAAGATGACTCTGCCTCTAAAGATATTGCATCAAGTCAACCCAGAGAAATAGTTTTTTATAAAGCAATCTTTAATGAAAGTGTTCACTTTGATAATACCAATAAAGAAGGTGTCAGAGTAGATAAGCTCTCATTTCAAGGGGCGTCATTTGCAAAGATATTAGAGTTAAAAGGGGATTTTGACTGCGTGCCAGATCTGCGACTGACAAAAACAAGTCACCATGTTGATTTAAGCCAGTTAAACGTTAAATTAAGAAGAACGGCTAAAATTTGCTGTTTTCGTAAACCAGTTGAGACTGAAGATGCTGAGTGTCTTTGCAGGTTAAAAGAAATAGCAGAGTCCAACAAGAAGCACAAAAAAGCCTTAGCGTTTCATGCTGATGAGCAAAGAGCGAGAAGGTGGGGAGAGTTGAATAGTCTTCAATCGTTATTGGATAAGCTCTTTTCAATAACAAGTAATTATGGTCAGAGTATATTAAAGCCATTTTGCTTGTTATTAATTTCAATTTCTTTGTTTGTCCTTTTTAATTGGGTTCAGACTAACGACTCAAAACTTAAGCATAGATTTGAAAAGTCACTTACTTTATCGGTGGCGCTTTCAACCCCATTTATCTCACTTTCAAAAGGCACAAAACAAGAGGCTCAAAAGAGTTTATATCCTGATGGTGTGCCAGATTACTATACTTTGTTTGGCTATACCCACTCGGGGGTTTCATACCTATCTATTTTCTTGTTTGGTTTGGGTTTGAGAAATAGATTTAAACTTTAG
- a CDS encoding YjgN family protein, with the protein MNTEVPENASITHGADAPKQTSILNFEFRGDGMEYFKIWIVNILLTIVTLGIYSAWATVRNNRYFYSNLYLENTNFRYLADPITILKGRIIAIVAFIAYYVASIYAPIFGVMIAIALVFAIPYFVNQSVAFTNRMSAYKNIQFRFKGSYGEAFMVIYIWPLLGVLTLGILYPLAILKANEYFVRNSAYGTTQFDFKATYKDYGMIFLTMIGIALAIGIPMGLLTYLVPAFAMISPFVIFAVYFGLFVYFMVSMTNVFYASLSLVEHKFDAKLTVTGQTKVILINLFFTIITLGLYLPAAKVRMTKYICSCITMHAQGSLDTFTAAEKENISALGEEMGQVFDFA; encoded by the coding sequence ATGAACACAGAAGTGCCAGAGAACGCATCTATAACACACGGTGCTGATGCACCAAAACAAACTAGCATTCTAAATTTTGAGTTCCGTGGAGACGGAATGGAATATTTCAAAATTTGGATTGTGAATATATTATTAACCATAGTCACTTTAGGTATTTATTCAGCTTGGGCTACGGTAAGAAATAATCGTTACTTTTATTCAAATCTATATTTAGAAAATACTAACTTTCGCTATCTAGCAGATCCGATCACCATATTAAAAGGTCGAATTATCGCAATAGTCGCTTTTATTGCTTACTATGTTGCAAGTATTTATGCCCCTATCTTTGGAGTGATGATTGCCATAGCACTCGTGTTTGCCATTCCTTATTTTGTGAATCAATCAGTGGCATTTACTAATAGAATGTCGGCATATAAAAACATACAATTTCGCTTTAAAGGCTCTTATGGCGAAGCCTTTATGGTGATTTATATTTGGCCATTATTAGGTGTGTTAACATTGGGCATTTTATATCCTTTAGCTATCCTTAAAGCCAATGAGTATTTTGTAAGAAATAGCGCATACGGTACAACTCAATTTGATTTTAAAGCGACTTATAAAGATTACGGCATGATCTTTTTAACTATGATAGGCATTGCATTAGCAATTGGTATTCCTATGGGGTTACTCACTTATTTAGTACCAGCTTTTGCAATGATTTCTCCTTTTGTTATCTTTGCGGTTTATTTTGGTTTATTTGTTTATTTTATGGTGTCTATGACCAATGTATTTTACGCAAGCTTAAGTTTAGTAGAACATAAATTTGATGCAAAACTAACAGTAACAGGGCAAACCAAAGTTATTTTAATCAACTTATTCTTTACCATTATCACTCTGGGCTTATACCTACCTGCAGCAAAAGTAAGAATGACTAAATATATCTGTTCATGTATTACAATGCATGCGCAAGGTAGTTTAGACACCTTTACAGCAGCTGAAAAAGAAAATATCAGCGCATTAGGTGAAGAAATGGGTCAAGTATTTGATTTTGCTTAA
- a CDS encoding aminotransferase class V-fold PLP-dependent enzyme: MTVQKSLSQIYLDANATTPVLPQAAAAALTTMETMFGNPSSSHISGLQAKQIMDNARDKAKQVLGSGNGEVIFTSGATEGIQTGILSGLYSAKSQMQAGKKYTILYGATEHKAVPESLKHWNNILEINAEVKAIPVNRDGDLDLEFIANEVPNALMICTMAVNNETGVYQDLARLEKVIRDNNAGIYWMVDCVQALGKTSLDLANTSIDYAPFSGHKLYGPKGIGFVYIRENAPFTPFIAGGGQEGGLRSGTENLPGLAALNVIFDMLLSTNDESFTDVEQLHNFRAQLVAALKQSFPEVVFNHSFENSVPTTLNFAIPGFSSKEIMDLFDAANIRVSSGSACSSKVTRSFVLDAMGLPAWQSESAIRMSFGPAMTQDQIDMACERIIQSAQALGQSCLTLDADDLNPRADLAGLVQFKVGGSCTWLYVDQATKSAVVIDPLAEITERLSTVLNCQNLTLTAVIDTHGHADHVSDRGQLVDNLDLSQKTGALGWPVHCDAKILNGQSYPMIKVGEKYLVKVATPGHTDDSISLVLCSEVNNQLKTEYVFCGDMILMGSLGRTNFSTSSSEQMLQSIQLLHSIVGTDSLLCASHDYHNEFVTTIAAEMGRNCLLSRVINKEITVADFVTEKTALDTNINDETGSEIMCGAFVESCNTKPVIDYNSQTLSDAMSQSGDMTLIDIREPHEYALGHAQKFGINVPLTRLVDFIGAHQDKSEQLVLVCRSGSRSHIAAQALARLGYKNVGHLKGGYALNN; this comes from the coding sequence ATGACCGTCCAAAAATCTTTAAGCCAAATTTATCTTGATGCCAATGCAACGACGCCGGTATTGCCACAAGCTGCAGCTGCGGCTTTAACGACGATGGAAACGATGTTTGGTAATCCAAGTAGTAGCCATATTTCTGGTCTGCAAGCGAAGCAGATTATGGATAATGCGCGTGATAAGGCTAAACAGGTTTTAGGGTCAGGTAATGGAGAGGTTATTTTTACCAGTGGTGCGACTGAAGGTATTCAAACAGGTATTTTATCTGGGCTTTATAGTGCTAAGTCGCAAATGCAAGCTGGTAAAAAGTACACGATTTTATATGGCGCAACTGAGCATAAAGCGGTACCTGAGTCGTTAAAGCATTGGAATAATATTCTTGAAATTAATGCAGAAGTAAAAGCGATTCCGGTTAATCGTGATGGTGATTTAGATTTAGAGTTTATTGCTAATGAAGTACCCAATGCTTTAATGATTTGTACTATGGCGGTGAATAATGAGACTGGCGTTTATCAAGATTTAGCACGTTTAGAAAAAGTAATACGTGATAATAACGCCGGTATTTACTGGATGGTTGATTGTGTTCAAGCACTTGGTAAAACATCTTTAGATTTAGCCAATACGAGTATTGATTACGCACCGTTTAGTGGTCATAAATTATATGGCCCTAAAGGCATAGGTTTTGTTTATATTCGTGAAAATGCACCTTTTACACCATTTATTGCTGGTGGCGGTCAAGAAGGTGGTTTGCGCTCTGGTACTGAGAATTTACCGGGCTTAGCGGCATTGAATGTGATTTTTGATATGTTGTTATCAACTAACGATGAATCTTTTACTGATGTTGAGCAACTACATAATTTTAGAGCGCAATTAGTTGCAGCACTTAAGCAGTCTTTTCCTGAAGTGGTATTTAATCATAGCTTTGAAAATAGCGTGCCTACCACGTTAAATTTTGCGATTCCTGGTTTTAGCTCTAAAGAAATTATGGATTTATTTGATGCGGCTAATATTCGTGTGAGTTCAGGTTCTGCTTGTAGCTCTAAAGTAACACGTAGTTTTGTATTAGATGCTATGGGTTTACCTGCATGGCAAAGTGAGTCGGCGATCCGTATGTCGTTTGGCCCTGCGATGACACAAGATCAAATTGATATGGCGTGTGAGCGTATTATTCAATCAGCACAAGCTTTAGGTCAAAGCTGTTTAACCCTTGATGCAGATGATTTAAATCCTCGCGCAGATCTGGCAGGTTTAGTGCAGTTTAAAGTTGGTGGTAGTTGTACTTGGTTATATGTAGATCAAGCAACAAAATCTGCGGTAGTAATTGACCCGCTTGCAGAAATCACTGAAAGATTATCAACCGTATTAAATTGCCAAAATTTAACGTTAACTGCGGTGATTGATACTCATGGTCATGCCGATCATGTATCTGATCGCGGTCAATTGGTTGATAATTTAGATTTGTCACAAAAAACAGGTGCATTAGGTTGGCCAGTTCACTGTGACGCTAAAATATTAAATGGTCAAAGCTACCCTATGATCAAAGTGGGCGAAAAATACTTAGTAAAAGTAGCAACGCCAGGTCATACCGATGATAGCATTAGTTTAGTTTTATGCTCTGAAGTAAATAACCAGCTTAAAACAGAGTATGTATTCTGTGGCGATATGATTTTAATGGGCAGCTTAGGGCGAACTAACTTCTCAACAAGTAGTTCAGAGCAAATGCTACAAAGTATTCAGCTATTACACAGCATAGTAGGCACTGACAGTTTGTTATGTGCTAGCCATGATTATCATAATGAATTTGTGACCACCATAGCGGCAGAGATGGGTCGTAACTGCTTATTATCTCGCGTGATTAATAAAGAGATTACAGTTGCCGATTTTGTAACAGAAAAAACAGCGCTAGATACTAATATTAATGATGAAACGGGCAGTGAAATCATGTGTGGTGCGTTTGTAGAGTCTTGCAATACAAAACCTGTTATTGATTATAACTCGCAAACTTTATCTGATGCTATGTCTCAGTCAGGTGATATGACGCTAATTGATATTAGAGAACCACATGAATATGCATTAGGACATGCGCAAAAATTTGGTATAAACGTACCGCTTACGCGTTTGGTTGATTTTATTGGTGCACATCAAGATAAGTCTGAGCAACTAGTATTAGTATGTCGTAGTGGCAGTCGCTCTCATATTGCAGCGCAAGCATTGGCACGTTTAGGCTATAAAAACGTAGGTCATTTAAAAGGCGGTTACGCTTTAAATAACTAA
- a CDS encoding LEA type 2 family protein: MTLMASFNINNKNDFVLPLDKVNYSLSTGNKSLLNGVLNNQKITQGKDKINIPLTLKTNQLITNVFSLLKNPNLPLTIKVDSPLFNYKTTQSSNLTSLL, encoded by the coding sequence ATGACTTTAATGGCAAGCTTTAACATTAATAATAAAAACGACTTTGTATTACCTTTAGATAAAGTTAATTATTCACTCTCAACGGGTAATAAGTCATTACTGAATGGTGTTTTAAATAACCAAAAAATTACCCAAGGTAAAGATAAAATTAACATTCCTTTGACCTTAAAAACCAATCAATTAATTACCAATGTTTTTAGCCTATTAAAAAATCCAAACTTGCCACTGACAATCAAAGTAGATAGCCCGCTATTTAACTATAAGACAACCCAGAGCTCAAATTTAACTAGTCTGTTGTAG
- a CDS encoding LytTR family DNA-binding domain-containing protein has translation MLNAAVIEDSRLARHGLIRLLAAYDEINVIGDADNVACALALIESKQPDVLFLDIHMPGESGFDLLEKLNYSPKVIFTTAYNEHALRSFDYNVVDYLLKPISKTRLSDAVAKLTAQSNQDTEYVTPKEVEPEIKLTMTSKVFIKDGEHCHLVPLADIDYFESCKNYTRVFFGKKNAYIKKPLVNILNRLPESDFLQANRQQIVNLNSVTQTDLGVGDTCEIELNHITPISISRRNLQVLKTRLGF, from the coding sequence ATGTTAAATGCTGCCGTAATTGAAGATTCGCGTTTAGCGCGCCATGGTTTAATTCGCTTATTAGCGGCCTATGATGAAATAAATGTGATAGGTGATGCTGATAATGTGGCCTGTGCCCTAGCGCTAATAGAAAGTAAGCAACCCGATGTATTATTTTTAGATATACATATGCCAGGAGAAAGTGGGTTTGATTTACTTGAGAAATTAAATTATTCACCCAAAGTGATTTTTACTACGGCCTATAATGAACATGCATTGCGATCTTTTGATTATAACGTTGTTGATTATTTGCTTAAACCTATCAGTAAAACTCGACTAAGCGATGCTGTTGCTAAATTAACAGCACAATCCAACCAAGATACTGAATATGTAACACCTAAAGAAGTTGAGCCAGAAATAAAGCTAACCATGACCAGTAAAGTCTTTATTAAAGATGGTGAACATTGTCATTTAGTACCATTGGCTGATATAGATTATTTTGAAAGTTGTAAAAACTATACGCGCGTTTTTTTTGGTAAAAAAAATGCCTACATTAAAAAGCCGTTAGTGAATATTTTAAATCGACTGCCTGAAAGTGATTTTTTACAAGCAAATCGCCAGCAAATTGTTAATTTAAATTCTGTTACGCAAACTGATTTAGGGGTAGGAGATACCTGCGAAATTGAACTAAATCACATAACGCCAATTTCTATTTCAAGGCGTAATTTACAAGTGCTAAAAACACGTTTAGGTTTTTGA
- a CDS encoding M48 family metallopeptidase — protein MLIDGIYLDGKTSKRHNARLEVINDHKLIHIHLTDQQQSLCFDFKQCNIESRLGNTPREIAFTDAQLFITDNNDDVDTFSQWQHSSNNKSLLYRLENNLPMISVFTLATIVFLYSAIVYGIPSAAKVIAHNAPGFTSDKFFSSLDVLDNTVFEPSELSLDKQQEIRALASPYLALHSDLTPKLEFRSGMQANALALPNGVIVFTDEFVKLAQSDDQLVAVLFHELGHLKHKHMTQRILQDAMITLMVVFITGDVETFDLITGLPTLILDMSYSREFEIEADNYALQQLDKHNIPLQSFVSIMRNLESYYQADDDSQSGSFTDFLSTHPSTEQRVKLAEQFKSAL, from the coding sequence ATGTTAATAGACGGAATCTATTTAGATGGTAAAACCTCTAAACGCCATAATGCGCGTTTAGAGGTGATTAATGACCATAAACTCATACATATTCATTTGACTGATCAACAGCAATCACTGTGTTTTGATTTTAAACAATGCAATATAGAATCTCGCTTAGGCAATACACCTAGAGAAATCGCTTTTACTGATGCGCAATTATTTATCACCGATAATAATGACGATGTTGATACTTTTTCTCAATGGCAGCATAGTAGCAATAACAAATCATTGTTATATCGCTTAGAAAATAACTTGCCGATGATATCGGTATTTACGCTTGCCACGATTGTTTTTTTATATAGCGCCATTGTTTATGGGATCCCATCAGCAGCAAAAGTAATCGCGCATAATGCCCCTGGCTTTACTTCAGATAAGTTTTTTTCTAGCTTAGATGTGCTAGATAATACCGTATTTGAACCTTCTGAATTATCGTTGGATAAACAGCAAGAAATTAGAGCATTAGCCTCACCGTATTTAGCACTGCATTCAGATTTAACACCTAAACTTGAATTTAGATCTGGCATGCAAGCAAATGCACTGGCTTTACCTAACGGTGTTATCGTATTCACTGATGAGTTTGTTAAGTTGGCACAATCTGATGATCAATTAGTTGCTGTTTTGTTTCACGAATTAGGTCACTTGAAACATAAACACATGACGCAAAGAATATTACAAGATGCCATGATCACACTTATGGTAGTGTTTATCACTGGTGATGTTGAGACTTTTGATTTAATTACAGGTTTGCCTACTTTAATTTTAGATATGTCTTACTCAAGGGAATTTGAGATTGAAGCAGATAATTACGCACTACAGCAGCTCGATAAACATAATATTCCATTACAAAGCTTTGTATCAATTATGAGAAATTTAGAAAGTTATTATCAAGCAGATGATGATTCGCAATCAGGTTCTTTCACTGATTTTCTATCAACTCATCCAAGCACCGAGCAAAGAGTTAAATTAGCAGAGCAGTTTAAATCCGCATTATAA